A single genomic interval of Granulicella tundricola MP5ACTX9 harbors:
- a CDS encoding LysR family transcriptional regulator, whose protein sequence is MSLTVETRLQLAAITLADELNFTRAAERLKITQPALSKQIAELEGRVGFTIFKRTQKKVELTDAGQVFVRGCKDALALFEKSLRLARATHEEVLPVLTVGHSPYIDPGLVSALLSVHLPLHPDLRLRMESMFALDLAHAVVAAELDLAIITEPSDNPLLTNVLIATAPLCIAMPADHPAAHRRSVTMQDLAGIGWIIFSRRTHPKIYERVLEVGRQAGISPVELHHYLGAQEVVQLITENLGVAFVPKGVSDTMQSQEIAVRPLSEAALQVRSYLVLRADESSRLVNEFGRAFLRKVIPNGNIVDSSGQMRLGL, encoded by the coding sequence TTGTCCCTCACGGTCGAAACCCGGCTACAGCTTGCGGCAATCACTCTCGCGGATGAACTTAATTTCACGAGAGCTGCCGAACGCCTTAAGATTACCCAGCCAGCGCTCAGCAAGCAGATCGCTGAACTCGAAGGCCGAGTTGGATTCACCATCTTCAAACGAACGCAGAAGAAGGTGGAGCTGACCGATGCCGGGCAAGTCTTCGTCAGAGGATGTAAGGATGCCCTAGCATTGTTTGAGAAATCTTTGAGGCTTGCTCGCGCAACGCATGAGGAGGTTCTGCCTGTTCTCACCGTCGGGCACTCTCCATACATTGATCCGGGCCTTGTCTCCGCTCTTCTAAGCGTTCATCTCCCTCTACATCCGGACTTGCGATTACGTATGGAAAGCATGTTTGCTCTTGATTTGGCGCATGCCGTAGTGGCCGCCGAGCTTGATCTGGCAATTATCACTGAGCCTTCAGACAATCCACTCCTCACGAACGTCCTAATAGCGACAGCGCCGCTCTGCATTGCGATGCCGGCCGATCACCCTGCGGCGCACCGGAGAAGTGTCACGATGCAGGATCTAGCCGGCATTGGTTGGATAATCTTTTCTCGTAGAACCCATCCAAAGATCTATGAACGGGTGTTGGAAGTCGGACGGCAAGCCGGCATCTCTCCGGTGGAATTGCATCATTACCTAGGCGCGCAAGAGGTGGTTCAGCTCATCACCGAGAACCTTGGTGTCGCCTTCGTTCCAAAGGGTGTGTCAGACACAATGCAAAGCCAAGAAATTGCAGTCAGGCCGCTGTCGGAGGCAGCCCTCCAAGTGCGAAGTTATTTGGTCCTCCGTGCAGATGAGTCGTCTCGTCTCGTGAATGAATTCGGGCGAGCTTTTCTGCGGAAAGTGATTCCAAACGGAAATATCGTTGATTCTTCAGGGCAAATGCGCCTTGGACTCTAA
- a CDS encoding helix-turn-helix domain-containing protein, producing the protein MQTATQTDELIVWTKPQALEEAKSVFASYGPKFRTAGNEKGPVFSKGQVGVVYLSHSEEDSAIETTLAALRNAKVSSIVFYVPHQSADFAFKVGTMMGRRKGISAEWAFNFPHLRQLLKARNIRAHVRHQENHASSFDLLEARRRLGLSQTQLASALNVTVRTLQNWEVGKGTSLLAKKTGDLRDLLSRMDDYVVAPKETEWLSSPLEAFGSRTPQQLIVEGRMRDIVIEFDRLREGQPV; encoded by the coding sequence ATGCAAACTGCAACTCAAACCGATGAACTGATCGTCTGGACGAAGCCGCAGGCGCTCGAAGAAGCGAAATCTGTCTTTGCGTCTTATGGCCCGAAATTCCGCACAGCGGGTAATGAGAAGGGTCCCGTTTTCAGCAAAGGGCAAGTGGGCGTCGTCTACCTGTCCCATTCCGAGGAGGACAGCGCGATCGAGACGACCCTTGCCGCGCTTCGCAATGCTAAGGTCTCTTCGATTGTCTTCTACGTTCCCCATCAGTCCGCAGACTTCGCATTCAAGGTGGGAACAATGATGGGCCGGCGGAAAGGGATTAGCGCGGAGTGGGCGTTCAACTTTCCGCATTTGCGGCAACTCCTCAAGGCGCGGAACATTCGTGCTCACGTCCGCCATCAGGAGAACCATGCGAGTTCATTCGATCTACTCGAAGCAAGGCGACGCTTGGGGTTGAGTCAGACGCAGTTGGCAAGCGCCTTGAACGTGACCGTCCGAACACTCCAAAACTGGGAGGTTGGGAAAGGCACGAGTCTGTTGGCAAAGAAGACAGGCGACCTCCGCGATCTTCTATCCAGAATGGACGACTATGTCGTAGCTCCCAAGGAGACGGAGTGGCTCTCCTCCCCTCTGGAAGCTTTCGGTAGTCGCACACCGCAGCAACTGATTGTCGAAGGCCGGATGCGAGACATCGTGATTGAGTTCGACAGATTGCGTGAGGGCCAGCCCGTTTGA
- a CDS encoding tetratricopeptide repeat protein, with product MRSFPDRTLARIGVLVALAVPATFAARADLPLWMQSVVSNSSIEAALYRTMDLPGIRMLYPRPPAEAQHELTALVSAKPDTAQLYALRAHADEQALDFTAAEQDWKSFAAHSKESAAAEFQLADYYHRRNQAQQEITALQQAASLPSSATEKFLSADKQQAWMAYPRALSVAHDQGLSDDITLAIDKAWITRYPQEPAPRATLISTLLRQRRFDETQHAIADYQTAFPQDQILPIKATALLALDQNTPDATTRALALFDKEYQPLWPSDLIQTYFQLLTATHTAHAMLTNAQAQLVQHPDDLNAATRIVFYFQQQGRTQAATDTIARYAAGKDASHTPWSPDELYTFATLLSRFSQYPSAARYYFALASTPGHLAATSQSPEEAGLAGIIHILLNAPDQAIDLGSGNLSIYGDLATIDRGPGYLNGILSLWLNSQNPASELSSEEQKAVPYFHRAKAAELLTGLDQRFPTSTARPALHADLIQALATYGDDTAVKQAGQKFLADFTQAPERMQVALQLADAYARTGDTKAEFALYESLLTELSAPLQGMPLTAAGTQAPATTPSATDTETLEVQTSAPPSTAALLQQALVLTPTPPSTTAKAQAYQQILNRYLGRLATTNQLPAALAVLKKELDRNPNDPLLYERLADFLQQNNLAAQQEQVYQQALARFNDTSFYNKLARLYLRERHREDFSTLTRKVVDTFEGTDLEQYFANVNHTWPEAYLQLNLYAHQRFPHDLAFTRNLLSAYETKGTADPAAHERLLREHWQESPDLQAQFFDLLSRTQKLPTELAALEALAPSPAEQTKNPAAAQELAELYLWQSHFEQSAPLLGQLADQYPAEQSIGTEAASVFRSLAYFDPTQIAHSVNISRHLSAADPTNLDHLATIGDTYADSTATSLNLDAGNQLTQAAPYWLAMANIHPGLPDGYLESATVFWDYFQFDGALAQIESARKHFNNPALYAYQAGAIDENKRDVPRAIAEYIAAITAEPAHTHGTESEAGTESDAHSRLLTLATRPQFKTLIDQATASAASAHPTLATLELRADILEALQQKSAIAPLVEAAIDKSTTVDSLQQLATFSQAHQLPAQYRSAIQHEIALATDPIQHIELQFQLANAFRDAGDLPSALHLIDSVHQSNPKLIGVVRTTTEFYWNNKQPKQAVATLVQASHEANPTLACGYTLEAIAKSNESADYIGARTLLKPLLNADPFNPQYLNLQAQSFSLAHDDAALRDLYSSTLAALKTAPLSAPEKRDKIALARHAMIPALTTLKDYDGAIDQHIALISAFPEDPTILQAAASYARLHARETRLIAFLNKTAANSPRDSRFLIDLARVDVQFEDYPGALAAYSKAIAIRADRPDLYIARADLEEHQQAFDAACADYDRLYLLTYRDPQWMEKSALARARQGKPDLAVKALQTARIEGRPASAGNNFRVADQLESWNLISQATTFAEEGVKLAGDDLLTTPQNNSGAVLYVRLLARQRKASDAFALLTRLLQSSTTSPSAPAVIVQQVEQKGLASVTDADWRKRLVAMRQQQAQTTYRDAVQQLCNAVASFYTPEEKSSFATLLDARRANRPAAEVAATWIPAARTAGLKDREAVWRRDVLLNSPRLGTARLNEFDTLEASRMDNIVRAQTLDAYAALVKPNVQTKVLTMAARAWRDAGDKTHEIADLRKLVLGHQQQQAEQRLFELYLAGDLTALLQLTTGKSHVADQAANFVLANATQPLAYKALQNRSLGRAPVWASANSALLGLYFADMSSSTDSAFQAALADQTIGERLQSRPDKSRQLVGDPWFYYGSRYGVWLTLSPKPTHDPEDFLPSDIEHAPNDAASYLALAQLYLDAHNVDGALGEYRHAIELDPIDPTPNIAMAEALWSANRHEEALAAWNQGLTKLRAMVDEHAVPETFWTQFGVLAKEAHDHQLGAKLKPGMSLVLDAYLRKNGDYRSSELLHSAWLSLEKENLGKAVDWMISLIKSMPLSAQSNSLSALAYEPWFPKPQMERVYRLQIALLQGHPQSEPAAQSTGYDDYSLTQLTTVQTTYLNWLITANRIADAQHLYDSIPASQRQDDPLQLASIVLAARQSQLPALLATYQSDPSAAPSLSQLSLAANRLRLEKDSANSRLLLEYVFQQKLQQQLLTAPDYLALAEARIDTADLPGALDLLNRLTLQGNLYDNLDAASTLLVRTGHNAEALPLLTRLANGTPWNPNFRLRLGQAQLALKQTSAASATLSALAAGDDAPYALRAQAAEALHSAPTAKQFSSAELNLVASGKATPQQADQPYFVYARILAATQATPAQRSTILRDALKIAPDAMRNGLRLQLFHAELAQSHDEQASAAIEPILPAIRSLLAPPATPDDAQPDNEAPQTDTMPTLDIPYSVDSILNTPASRLSLALALASMHEHTHASAEAITDLQAALELTNAPPQKLTLQSRITTLEDTLNLQRQNNSRLPILQNALTQTNLVRPRLTAAAAQVPK from the coding sequence TTGAGGTCATTCCCTGATCGCACCCTCGCCCGCATTGGCGTCCTCGTTGCCTTGGCTGTCCCCGCAACCTTCGCAGCCCGCGCAGACCTGCCGCTTTGGATGCAGTCCGTCGTCTCCAACTCCTCCATCGAAGCCGCGCTCTACCGCACGATGGATCTCCCCGGCATCCGCATGCTCTACCCACGCCCACCCGCGGAGGCACAGCACGAGCTCACCGCGCTCGTCTCCGCCAAACCTGATACCGCGCAGTTATACGCACTGCGTGCCCATGCGGATGAGCAGGCGCTCGACTTCACCGCCGCAGAACAGGATTGGAAGAGCTTCGCCGCGCACTCGAAAGAATCCGCAGCTGCAGAGTTCCAACTAGCCGACTACTACCATCGCCGCAACCAGGCCCAGCAGGAGATCACCGCACTTCAACAAGCCGCCTCTTTGCCATCTTCTGCAACTGAAAAGTTCCTCTCCGCAGACAAACAGCAAGCCTGGATGGCGTACCCACGCGCCCTAAGCGTAGCCCACGACCAGGGCCTCTCCGACGACATTACCCTTGCCATCGACAAAGCCTGGATCACCCGCTACCCACAAGAACCAGCCCCCCGCGCAACCCTTATCTCAACCCTCCTCCGGCAGCGCCGTTTCGACGAAACCCAGCACGCCATCGCCGACTACCAGACCGCCTTCCCCCAGGACCAGATCCTGCCCATCAAGGCCACCGCTCTCCTGGCCTTGGACCAGAACACTCCAGACGCAACCACCCGCGCCCTCGCCCTCTTCGACAAGGAGTATCAACCTCTCTGGCCGTCTGACCTGATCCAGACATACTTCCAGCTCCTTACCGCGACCCACACAGCCCACGCCATGCTGACCAATGCACAAGCTCAACTTGTGCAACATCCGGACGATCTCAACGCAGCCACCCGGATCGTCTTCTACTTCCAGCAGCAAGGCCGAACCCAAGCCGCAACTGACACCATAGCCCGTTACGCCGCCGGCAAGGATGCGAGCCACACTCCATGGTCTCCGGACGAGCTCTACACCTTCGCCACCTTACTTAGCCGGTTCTCGCAGTATCCATCGGCCGCACGTTATTACTTCGCCCTCGCATCCACGCCCGGCCATCTCGCCGCCACCTCTCAGTCACCTGAAGAAGCGGGTCTAGCAGGCATCATCCACATCCTCCTTAACGCGCCTGATCAGGCGATCGACCTGGGCTCCGGCAATCTCTCCATCTATGGCGACCTTGCCACCATCGACCGAGGCCCCGGCTATCTCAACGGCATCCTCTCCCTCTGGCTCAACTCCCAAAACCCTGCATCTGAGCTAAGCAGCGAAGAGCAAAAGGCCGTCCCATACTTCCACCGCGCCAAGGCAGCAGAACTCCTCACCGGCCTGGACCAGCGCTTCCCCACCTCAACCGCCCGCCCAGCCCTTCATGCCGATCTCATCCAGGCCCTCGCGACCTACGGGGACGACACCGCCGTCAAGCAAGCCGGCCAGAAGTTCCTCGCCGACTTCACACAAGCGCCAGAGCGCATGCAAGTTGCCTTGCAGTTAGCCGACGCCTATGCACGAACCGGCGACACCAAAGCTGAATTCGCCCTGTACGAAAGCCTGCTCACGGAACTCTCCGCACCTTTGCAAGGCATGCCCCTGACCGCAGCAGGCACTCAAGCGCCCGCCACTACTCCCTCAGCCACGGACACCGAGACCTTAGAAGTCCAAACTTCCGCGCCTCCGTCCACGGCAGCCCTGCTCCAGCAGGCACTCGTCCTGACCCCCACCCCACCCTCCACCACCGCCAAAGCCCAGGCCTACCAGCAGATCCTCAATCGCTACCTCGGGCGTCTCGCCACGACCAACCAACTTCCCGCCGCACTTGCCGTACTCAAGAAGGAACTAGACCGCAACCCCAACGATCCGCTCCTTTACGAGCGCCTTGCAGACTTCCTCCAGCAGAACAACCTCGCAGCCCAGCAGGAGCAGGTCTACCAGCAGGCCCTCGCCCGCTTCAACGACACCAGCTTCTATAACAAGCTCGCTCGCCTCTATCTCCGCGAGCGCCACCGCGAGGACTTCTCCACCCTCACCCGCAAGGTCGTCGATACCTTCGAAGGCACAGACCTCGAGCAGTACTTCGCAAACGTCAATCACACCTGGCCAGAGGCCTACCTCCAGCTCAACCTCTACGCCCACCAGCGCTTCCCTCATGACCTCGCCTTCACGCGAAACCTCCTCTCCGCCTACGAGACCAAAGGCACCGCAGACCCCGCAGCGCACGAGCGACTTCTCCGTGAGCATTGGCAGGAGTCCCCGGACCTGCAAGCCCAGTTTTTCGATCTACTAAGCCGCACCCAGAAGCTCCCCACAGAACTAGCCGCCCTTGAAGCGCTCGCACCCTCACCGGCCGAACAAACAAAAAATCCCGCAGCCGCACAGGAACTCGCCGAGCTCTACCTCTGGCAATCCCACTTTGAGCAGAGCGCGCCGCTGCTGGGCCAACTGGCTGATCAGTACCCGGCAGAACAAAGCATCGGCACGGAGGCCGCCAGCGTCTTCCGCTCTCTTGCCTACTTCGATCCTACCCAGATCGCCCACTCCGTCAACATCAGCCGGCATCTCTCCGCAGCCGACCCCACCAACCTCGACCACCTCGCAACCATCGGCGACACCTACGCCGACAGCACTGCAACCAGCCTCAACCTTGACGCCGGCAATCAGCTGACCCAGGCCGCCCCATACTGGCTCGCCATGGCAAATATCCACCCCGGGCTCCCGGACGGCTACCTCGAGTCCGCCACCGTCTTCTGGGATTACTTCCAATTCGACGGGGCCCTCGCCCAGATCGAATCTGCCCGCAAGCACTTCAATAACCCTGCACTCTACGCCTATCAGGCGGGCGCAATCGACGAGAACAAACGTGACGTCCCCCGCGCCATCGCAGAGTACATAGCCGCGATCACAGCCGAGCCTGCACACACCCACGGTACCGAATCCGAAGCGGGCACCGAATCCGACGCCCACAGCCGCCTCCTCACCCTCGCCACGCGCCCGCAGTTCAAGACCCTCATCGATCAAGCCACAGCGTCCGCCGCATCCGCGCATCCCACCCTCGCCACCCTTGAACTCCGCGCCGACATCCTCGAAGCCCTCCAGCAGAAATCTGCCATCGCCCCTCTCGTCGAAGCAGCCATCGACAAATCCACCACCGTGGATTCCCTCCAGCAACTCGCAACCTTCAGCCAGGCCCATCAACTTCCCGCTCAATACCGCAGCGCAATCCAACATGAGATCGCTCTCGCCACTGACCCCATCCAGCACATCGAACTTCAATTCCAACTCGCCAACGCCTTCCGCGACGCGGGCGATCTCCCCAGCGCACTTCACCTCATCGACTCGGTCCATCAGTCCAACCCAAAGCTCATCGGCGTCGTCCGCACCACCACAGAGTTTTATTGGAACAACAAGCAGCCAAAGCAAGCCGTCGCCACCCTCGTCCAGGCCTCGCATGAAGCCAACCCAACCCTAGCCTGCGGCTACACCCTCGAAGCCATCGCGAAGTCGAATGAGAGCGCAGACTACATAGGCGCTCGCACCCTCCTCAAACCCCTGCTTAACGCCGATCCCTTCAACCCCCAATACCTGAACCTTCAAGCGCAAAGCTTCTCCCTCGCGCATGACGACGCCGCACTCCGCGATCTCTACTCCTCCACCCTCGCGGCTCTCAAGACCGCCCCACTCTCAGCGCCAGAAAAGCGAGACAAGATCGCCCTCGCCCGCCACGCCATGATCCCCGCCCTCACCACCCTCAAGGACTACGACGGCGCCATCGACCAACACATCGCACTCATCAGTGCCTTCCCGGAAGACCCCACCATTCTTCAGGCCGCAGCCTCCTACGCCCGCTTGCACGCTCGCGAGACACGCCTCATCGCCTTCCTCAATAAGACCGCCGCAAACTCCCCTCGAGACTCCCGCTTCCTCATCGATCTCGCCCGCGTCGACGTCCAGTTCGAAGATTACCCCGGCGCTCTCGCCGCCTACTCCAAGGCCATCGCCATCCGCGCGGACCGGCCAGATCTATACATCGCCCGCGCCGATCTTGAAGAGCATCAGCAGGCCTTTGACGCGGCCTGCGCCGACTACGACCGCCTCTATCTCCTTACCTACCGCGATCCGCAATGGATGGAAAAGTCCGCTCTCGCCCGTGCCCGCCAGGGCAAGCCGGACCTCGCCGTCAAAGCCCTGCAGACCGCCCGGATCGAAGGCCGCCCAGCCTCTGCCGGAAACAACTTCCGCGTAGCGGACCAACTTGAATCCTGGAACCTGATCTCACAGGCCACGACCTTCGCGGAAGAAGGCGTCAAGCTCGCAGGCGACGACTTACTCACCACACCACAAAATAACTCCGGAGCCGTCCTCTACGTCCGTCTCCTCGCGCGCCAGCGCAAAGCTTCAGATGCTTTCGCCCTCCTCACTCGCCTGCTCCAGTCCTCCACAACCTCTCCGTCCGCGCCCGCCGTCATCGTCCAGCAGGTAGAGCAAAAAGGCCTCGCATCGGTGACGGACGCAGACTGGCGCAAGCGTCTCGTCGCTATGCGCCAGCAACAGGCCCAGACCACCTATCGCGACGCAGTCCAGCAACTCTGCAACGCCGTCGCATCCTTCTACACGCCCGAAGAAAAGTCCTCCTTCGCCACCCTCCTTGACGCCCGGCGCGCCAACCGTCCCGCAGCGGAAGTAGCCGCCACATGGATTCCCGCCGCCCGCACCGCCGGCCTCAAAGATCGTGAGGCGGTCTGGCGGCGCGACGTGCTCCTCAACTCTCCCCGCCTTGGGACCGCACGGCTCAATGAGTTCGACACACTCGAAGCCTCCCGCATGGACAACATTGTCCGCGCTCAAACGCTCGATGCCTACGCCGCGCTGGTCAAGCCGAACGTCCAAACCAAGGTCCTTACCATGGCCGCGCGAGCATGGCGCGACGCCGGCGATAAAACCCATGAGATCGCCGATCTCCGCAAGCTCGTCCTCGGCCATCAACAGCAACAGGCAGAGCAGCGTCTCTTCGAGCTTTACCTCGCCGGTGACCTAACCGCTCTCCTTCAACTCACCACCGGCAAGAGTCACGTTGCGGATCAAGCTGCAAACTTCGTCTTGGCAAACGCCACCCAGCCTCTCGCTTACAAAGCTCTGCAAAACCGTTCCCTCGGCCGCGCACCTGTCTGGGCCAGCGCCAACTCCGCTCTCCTCGGTCTCTACTTCGCCGATATGTCATCATCCACTGACTCCGCCTTCCAGGCAGCGCTGGCCGATCAGACCATCGGCGAGCGCCTGCAATCCAGGCCAGACAAGAGCAGGCAACTTGTCGGCGATCCATGGTTCTACTACGGCTCACGCTACGGCGTCTGGCTGACCTTATCTCCTAAACCGACACACGATCCGGAAGACTTCCTGCCGTCTGACATCGAGCACGCTCCCAACGATGCCGCCAGCTACCTTGCCCTCGCCCAGCTCTATCTCGACGCGCACAACGTAGACGGTGCGCTCGGAGAGTACCGCCACGCCATCGAGCTTGACCCCATAGACCCCACACCCAATATCGCCATGGCGGAGGCCCTCTGGTCCGCCAATCGCCACGAAGAAGCTCTCGCCGCATGGAATCAAGGTCTCACCAAACTCCGCGCAATGGTGGACGAGCACGCTGTCCCAGAAACCTTCTGGACCCAGTTCGGCGTTCTCGCCAAAGAAGCTCACGACCATCAACTGGGCGCAAAGTTGAAGCCCGGCATGAGCCTCGTCCTGGACGCCTATCTCCGAAAGAACGGCGACTACCGTTCCTCGGAACTCCTGCACTCCGCGTGGCTCTCGCTTGAAAAGGAAAACCTCGGAAAAGCAGTTGACTGGATGATCTCGCTTATCAAGTCCATGCCGCTCTCGGCGCAGTCCAACAGCCTTTCCGCACTGGCATACGAGCCTTGGTTCCCCAAGCCACAGATGGAACGCGTCTACCGTCTCCAGATCGCTCTTCTCCAGGGGCATCCGCAGTCTGAGCCCGCCGCCCAATCCACGGGATACGACGACTATTCCCTTACCCAGCTCACGACCGTCCAGACCACCTATCTCAACTGGCTCATCACCGCCAACCGCATCGCCGACGCACAGCACCTCTATGACTCCATCCCCGCCTCCCAGCGTCAGGATGATCCCCTCCAACTCGCCTCCATCGTCCTCGCTGCCCGTCAATCCCAACTGCCCGCGCTGCTTGCCACATATCAATCAGACCCATCTGCGGCACCCTCCCTCAGCCAACTTTCGCTGGCTGCTAACCGGCTTCGCTTGGAGAAGGACAGCGCCAACAGCCGCCTGCTCCTCGAATACGTCTTCCAGCAGAAGCTCCAGCAACAACTCCTCACCGCGCCTGACTACCTGGCTCTCGCGGAAGCCCGCATCGACACCGCCGACCTTCCCGGCGCACTCGATCTCCTCAACCGCCTCACCCTCCAGGGCAATCTCTACGACAACCTGGACGCCGCCTCCACCCTCCTCGTCCGCACCGGCCACAACGCCGAAGCCTTACCCCTGCTTACCCGCCTCGCCAACGGCACACCTTGGAACCCCAACTTCCGCCTACGCCTCGGCCAGGCGCAACTTGCCCTCAAACAGACCTCTGCGGCCTCAGCCACACTCTCCGCCCTGGCCGCGGGCGACGACGCACCCTACGCCCTGCGCGCGCAAGCTGCAGAAGCTCTCCACTCCGCACCCACCGCCAAACAGTTCAGCAGCGCGGAGCTCAATCTGGTCGCCAGCGGTAAGGCCACCCCCCAACAAGCCGATCAACCCTACTTCGTATACGCCCGCATCCTCGCAGCGACCCAGGCCACGCCCGCACAGCGTTCCACGATACTGCGCGATGCCCTCAAGATCGCCCCGGACGCCATGCGCAACGGCCTGCGCCTCCAGCTCTTCCACGCGGAACTAGCCCAGTCCCACGATGAGCAAGCCAGCGCAGCCATCGAGCCGATCCTCCCAGCCATTCGCTCCCTCCTCGCCCCACCCGCAACCCCAGACGACGCCCAGCCAGACAACGAAGCCCCGCAGACAGACACCATGCCCACACTCGACATCCCATACTCCGTCGACTCCATCCTCAACACCCCCGCCTCCCGCCTGTCCCTCGCCTTGGCTCTAGCCTCCATGCATGAACACACCCACGCCTCCGCTGAGGCCATCACAGACCTTCAGGCAGCCCTTGAACTCACAAACGCCCCACCCCAAAAGCTCACCCTCCAATCCCGCATCACCACCCTTGAGGACACCCTGAACCTCCAGCGTCAGAACAATTCCCGCCTTCCCATCCTCCAGAACGCCCTCACCCAGACCAACCTCGTACGCCCCCGTCTCACCGCCGCAGCAGCCCAGGTGCCTAAATGA
- a CDS encoding RES family NAD+ phosphorylase, producing the protein MTFTAKQRAAIKSWIGTAGPVTETFFRSVERRWMDPDDVLSGEGTVASGGRFAAVGVRAVYLSTTDTGASKETTARKSRLGGSALISTAKYPRVVFAVTARLERVLRLESLGSSGPGGDVRKACLDESDLTASVYVATQLEKAGIQGVIFPSVVEGGDDNLIVYVANCKAGALRIQNEDEFIQEATKIAAKRQGLQLLNDNL; encoded by the coding sequence TTGACATTCACTGCCAAGCAGCGTGCCGCAATCAAGAGTTGGATTGGCACGGCAGGCCCCGTCACGGAGACGTTCTTTCGTAGTGTCGAACGGCGATGGATGGACCCCGACGATGTCCTGAGCGGAGAGGGCACAGTGGCCAGCGGAGGTCGCTTTGCGGCTGTTGGCGTGCGTGCTGTGTACCTTTCGACAACCGATACAGGCGCCAGCAAAGAGACCACAGCACGGAAGTCGCGGCTCGGGGGTTCAGCGCTCATCAGCACGGCGAAGTATCCGCGTGTTGTGTTTGCCGTGACGGCCAGACTGGAGCGCGTGCTGAGACTGGAGTCCCTCGGATCATCTGGTCCAGGTGGGGACGTTAGGAAGGCCTGCCTCGATGAAAGCGATTTAACAGCATCCGTCTATGTCGCGACGCAACTCGAAAAAGCCGGTATTCAAGGAGTGATCTTTCCGAGCGTCGTCGAAGGTGGCGACGACAATTTGATCGTCTACGTCGCAAACTGTAAGGCAGGTGCGCTCAGGATTCAGAATGAAGACGAGTTCATTCAAGAGGCAACGAAAATCGCCGCAAAGCGTCAGGGCCTTCAACTTCTTAATGACAATTTATGA
- a CDS encoding IS5 family transposase: MKQQTFASQSIFEKYGRKSRRELFLDEMEVVVPWPELQALVEPHYPKAGNGRRPVGLAIMLRTYFMQQWFNLSDPGVEEAFYESFTLRRFAGVDLGVAPAPDETTVLRFRHLLEKHDLGGAMLDAVNLHLAARGIRIETGTIVDATIIHAPSSTKNEKKERDPAMRQTRKGKQWYFGLKAHIGVDAKEGHVHSVATSAANVSDVHMLPDLLHGEERKVWGDGGYQGQTKAIRQAAPKAQDMTCKRTRFKNYVDEAAKKKNTTKSKVRAKVEHVFRILKRVFGFDKVRYRGIAKNHHRLCANFALINLYLHRKHLAGTAA, encoded by the coding sequence ATGAAGCAGCAGACGTTTGCGTCCCAGTCGATCTTTGAGAAGTATGGGCGGAAGTCTCGGCGGGAGCTGTTTTTGGATGAGATGGAAGTGGTTGTTCCGTGGCCCGAGTTACAGGCTCTGGTCGAACCGCACTACCCGAAGGCCGGCAACGGCCGTCGTCCTGTCGGGCTTGCGATCATGCTTCGGACGTACTTTATGCAACAGTGGTTCAACTTGTCCGACCCCGGCGTCGAAGAGGCGTTTTATGAGTCCTTCACGCTGCGGCGGTTCGCTGGTGTTGACCTGGGCGTGGCTCCGGCACCGGATGAAACGACAGTGCTGCGCTTCCGCCACCTGCTCGAAAAGCATGACCTTGGCGGTGCCATGCTCGACGCGGTGAACCTGCATCTGGCGGCCAGGGGCATCCGCATCGAGACCGGCACGATCGTGGATGCGACCATTATTCATGCGCCTTCTTCGACCAAGAACGAGAAGAAAGAGCGTGATCCGGCGATGCGTCAGACTCGTAAGGGCAAGCAGTGGTACTTCGGACTGAAGGCGCACATCGGCGTTGATGCAAAAGAAGGTCACGTGCACTCAGTGGCAACGTCGGCGGCCAACGTCTCCGACGTACACATGCTGCCGGATCTGCTACATGGGGAGGAGCGCAAGGTGTGGGGCGACGGCGGCTATCAAGGCCAGACCAAGGCCATCCGGCAGGCCGCGCCCAAGGCCCAGGACATGACCTGCAAGCGAACCAGGTTCAAGAACTATGTCGATGAAGCGGCAAAGAAGAAGAATACGACGAAATCAAAAGTAAGAGCGAAAGTAGAACACGTCTTCCGTATCCTGAAGCGCGTCTTCGGCTTCGACAAGGTACGCTACAGAGGCATCGCCAAGAACCATCACCGGCTATGCGCCAACTTCGCCCTCATCAACCTCTACCTCCACCGCAAGCACCTGGCGGGAACCGCCGCCTAG